A section of the Malania oleifera isolate guangnan ecotype guangnan chromosome 2, ASM2987363v1, whole genome shotgun sequence genome encodes:
- the LOC131148942 gene encoding probable aquaporin PIP2-5, whose translation MAKDVEVAEQGEFSAKDYHDPPPAPLIDAEELTKWSFYRALIAEFVATLLFLYITVLTVIGYKSQTDPAKNADDCGGVGLLGIAWAFGGMIFILVYCTAGISGGHINPAVTFGLFLGRKVSLIRAVMYMVAQCLGAICGVGLVKAFQKAYYNRYGGGANEVAHGYSIGVGLAAEIIGTFVLVYTVFSATDPKRSARDSHVPVLAPLPIGFAVFMVHLATIPITGTGINPARSFGAAVIYNNDKAWDDHWIFWVGPFVGAGIAALYHQYILRAGAIKALGSFRSTA comes from the exons atggcgaAAGACGTAGAGGTGGCGGAGCAGGGGGAGTTCTCGGCGAAGGACTACCACGACCCACCGCCGGCGCCGCTCATCGACGCGGAGGAACTCACCAAATGGTCATTCTACAGAGCTCTCATCGCGGAGTTCGTGGCCACCCTCCTCTTCCTCTACATCACCGTCCTAACCGTGATTGGCTACAAGAGCCAGACCGACCCAGCCAAGAACGCCGACGACTGCGGCGGAGTAGGCCTCCTTGGCATCGCCTGGGCCTTCGGCGGCATGATCTTCATCCTGGTTTACTGCACCGCCGGCATCTCCG GAGGACACATAAACCCAGCAGTAACATTCGGGCTGTTCTTGGGGAGGAAGGTGTCACTGATAAGGGCTGTGATGTACATGGTAGCGCAGTGTTTGGGAGCGATATGCGGAGTGGGACTGGTGAAGGCATTCCAAAAGGCATACTACAATAGGTACGGAGGTGGGGCTAATGAGGTCGCCCACGGCTACTCCATCGGCGTTGGGCTGGCCGCTGAGATCATTGGCACCTTCGTCCTCGTCTACACCGTCTTCTCTGCCACTGATCCTAAAAGAAGTGCTCGAGACTCCCATGTCCCT GTATTGGCACCACTACCCATTGGGTTTGCGGTGTTTATGGTTCACTTGGCGACAATTCCAATCACTGGCACTGGCATCAACCCTGCTCGAAGTTTCGGAGCTGCTGTCATCTACAACAATGACAAGGCTTGGGATGACCAT TGGATATTCTGGGTTGGGCCATTCGTGGGAGCTGGAATTGCAGCACTATATCACCAGTACATTCTGAGAGCGGGCGCCATTAAAGCTCTGGGTTCCTTCAGAAGCACCGCCTAG
- the LOC131148943 gene encoding large ribosomal subunit protein uL11-like, with the protein MPPKFDPSQVVDVYVRVTGGEVGAASSLAPKIGPLGLSPKKIGEDIAKETAKDWKGLRVTVKLTVQNRQAKVSVVPSAAALVIKALKEPERDRKKTKNIKHSGNIALDDVIEIARVMRPRSMAKDLSGTVKEILGTCVSVGCTVDGKDPKDLQQEITEGDVEVPLD; encoded by the coding sequence ATGCCGCCTAAGTTTGACCCAAGTCAGGTGGTGGACGTCTACGTCCGAGTCACCGGCGGCGAGGTCGGGGCGGCGAGTTCACTGGCTCCGAAGATCGGACCGCTCGGTCTCTCTCCCAAGAAGATCGGAGAAGACATCGCCAAGGAGACGGCCAAGGACTGGAAGGGTCTCCGGGTCACCGTCAAGCTCACCGTCCAGAACCGCCAGGCCAAGGTATCCGTCGTCCCATCCGCCGCCGCTCTCGTTATCAAAGCCCTTAAAGAGCCTGAGCGCGACCGCAAGAAGACCAAGAACATCAAGCACTCCGGTAACATCGCCCTTGACGATGTCATCGAGATCGCTAGAGTCATGCGCCCGCGATCCATGGCCAAGGACCTCTCCGGCACCGTGAAGGAGATTCTCGGCACGTGCGTCTCCGTAGGCTGTACTGTCGACGGGAAGGATCCAAAAGATTTGCAGCAGGAGATTACCGAGGGCGATGTCGAGGTTCCACTAGATTGA